The Caloenas nicobarica isolate bCalNic1 chromosome 28, bCalNic1.hap1, whole genome shotgun sequence genome window below encodes:
- the LOC135999367 gene encoding olfactory receptor 14J1-like: MLASEGSANDALQSAEPVQPMAQLKCICTNARSTGNKQEELEALHYGTLLGSRACVHMAAAAWATGFLNALLHTANTFSLPLCKGNALDQFFCEIPQILKLSCSDAYLREVWLLVGTVCLTFGCFVFIVLSYVQIFRAVLMIPSEQGWHKAFSTCLPHLAVVSLFVSTGTFAYLKPPSISSPSLDLVVSVLYSVVPPAVNPLIYSMRNQELKDALRKLFQYSLL, encoded by the exons ATGCTGGCATCTGAGGGTAGTGCTAATGATGCCCTTCAGTCTGCCGAGCCAGTGCAACCaatggcccagctgaagtgcatctgtACGAATGCACGCAGCacaggcaacaaacaggaggagctggaagccctt cactacgggaccctcctgggcagcagagcttgtgtccacatggcagcagctgcctgggccactgggtttctcaatgctctgctgcacacggccaatacattttcactgccactgtgcaagggcaatgccctggaccagttcttctgtgaaatcccccagatcctcaagctctcctgctcagatgcctacctcagggaagtttggcttcttgtaggtactgtctgtttaacttttggctgctttgtgttcattgtgctgtcctatgtgcagatcttcagggccgtgctgatgatcccctctgagcagggatggcacaaagctttttccacgtgcctccctcacctggccgtggtctccctgtttgtcagcactggcacgtttgcctacctgaagcccccctccatctcctccccatccctggacctggtggtgtctgttctgtactcagtggtgcctccagcagtgaaccccctcatctacagcatgaggaaccaggagctcaaagatgccctgaggaaactatTTCAATACTCACTGCTTTAG